Proteins from a genomic interval of candidate division WOR-3 bacterium:
- a CDS encoding TonB-dependent receptor translates to MGRAVRFVLIGLVWAGGVQAQAVAGKGDVKITGQVFAEDGTRPMEFVNIVLYSLPESAQVAGTVTDSYGRFTLLGVKPARYYLEISFIGYETKRVENIECAPGAQIDLGRLTLKLSSVPVSGVEVIGDKPAISQEVDKKVIDVTKLPSTAGGTAVDALKNVPGVKVDIEGNVTLRGSSNFTVLIDGRPSGLEPNQALKQIPAVMIERIEIITNPSAKYEPEGTAGIINIILKKQKGQGLSALVNANAGFKNRYGGDALVGLRSGIINTYFGGNIWHSSSDNEYESETRTFGSADTLKIASSGLSSWDGTAAGARAGLELQFGPRDKSSIVGRLGNYDGRSTSRERVTEHHLLADSSRDYQNDRSWRFGSKYLFLMADHEHQFDTAGHKLTAQVYLVGRQGLAAAGNTERDSTGATITGRRSQDEGPTGWIRGEAEYTLPTGDGGKLEAGFQSRVEMTGMESQIYRFNPNTDTWELDSLSSHPYLSRENIHSLYTTYSWRWQKLAIQPGLRGEYGSRIIHIQEMDSIWQLSRWDYFPSLHFSYNLPANFQVSASYSRRIDRPYYWYLRPLPVWYDAHSVSKGNPMLRPSYVNSYEVGFELPFGANLLSLEAYCRTTSNMFEWITTRYPGDTNALLQTAANIGSDRSLGVEFSAHLSPVKWLNAYITGDIADYHEWGTLFNQEIDRRSISWSGSLNLNLQFPSATQVQLNGNLSGPYITATSTSDGWFGTDLAVKQSLFNRTLSITLRCQNLFGPRTWKSREDGQGFRRNYSYIREGLRLSLAVSYNFNNFRFDPKMRAGEGIEQEGTGVMPRR, encoded by the coding sequence ATGGGCAGGGCAGTAAGGTTTGTTTTAATAGGGCTGGTCTGGGCAGGTGGAGTTCAGGCACAGGCGGTTGCGGGCAAGGGGGATGTTAAGATTACCGGGCAGGTTTTTGCTGAGGATGGGACAAGACCAATGGAGTTTGTCAATATTGTGCTCTACAGCCTGCCGGAAAGCGCTCAGGTTGCCGGGACGGTTACAGACAGTTACGGCAGATTCACACTTCTTGGTGTCAAACCAGCTCGTTACTATCTTGAAATTTCCTTTATCGGGTATGAGACAAAAAGGGTGGAGAATATTGAGTGCGCACCAGGCGCGCAGATAGATTTAGGGCGTTTGACACTAAAGTTGTCAAGCGTGCCGGTGAGCGGCGTTGAGGTGATAGGTGACAAGCCGGCAATTTCCCAGGAGGTGGACAAAAAGGTGATTGATGTCACCAAACTGCCCAGTACCGCTGGCGGCACCGCGGTTGATGCGCTTAAGAATGTCCCGGGTGTCAAGGTTGATATTGAAGGCAATGTTACCCTCAGGGGCAGTTCCAATTTTACTGTCCTAATTGATGGCAGACCAAGCGGACTGGAGCCGAACCAGGCGCTGAAGCAGATTCCCGCGGTAATGATTGAGAGGATTGAAATCATCACCAACCCTTCGGCAAAATATGAGCCGGAGGGCACTGCGGGCATCATCAACATCATTCTGAAGAAGCAAAAGGGACAGGGTCTGAGCGCTTTGGTCAATGCTAATGCCGGATTCAAGAACCGTTACGGCGGTGATGCGCTCGTTGGTTTGCGCTCAGGGATAATCAACACCTACTTTGGCGGCAACATCTGGCACTCATCTTCGGACAATGAATACGAAAGTGAAACCCGGACTTTCGGTTCTGCCGACACCCTTAAAATCGCCTCCTCGGGCTTAAGTTCGTGGGATGGAACAGCTGCGGGCGCGCGTGCCGGACTGGAGTTGCAATTTGGACCCCGCGACAAGTCAAGCATCGTGGGCAGGCTCGGCAACTACGATGGCAGGAGCACAAGCCGGGAAAGGGTAACCGAACACCACCTCCTCGCCGACTCATCGCGAGATTACCAGAACGACAGGAGCTGGCGATTCGGTTCTAAATACCTTTTCCTAATGGCTGACCACGAGCACCAATTTGACACCGCCGGACACAAATTGACAGCCCAGGTATACTTGGTCGGTCGGCAGGGTTTAGCCGCCGCTGGTAATACCGAGAGGGATTCGACCGGGGCGACAATTACGGGTCGGCGCAGCCAAGACGAGGGACCAACCGGCTGGATAAGGGGCGAGGCTGAATATACCCTGCCAACAGGAGATGGGGGCAAACTTGAAGCCGGGTTTCAGAGCCGTGTGGAAATGACGGGGATGGAGAGCCAAATCTACCGGTTCAACCCCAACACCGACACCTGGGAACTTGACTCGCTCTCAAGCCACCCCTATCTCAGCAGGGAAAACATCCACTCCCTCTATACCACATACTCCTGGAGATGGCAAAAACTTGCTATCCAGCCGGGTCTGCGCGGTGAATATGGCAGTCGCATCATCCATATTCAAGAGATGGATAGCATCTGGCAGCTGAGCCGCTGGGACTACTTTCCGAGTTTACATTTTTCTTATAATTTACCTGCAAATTTCCAGGTTTCAGCCAGTTACTCAAGGCGAATTGACCGACCCTATTACTGGTATCTCCGACCCCTGCCAGTCTGGTACGATGCCCACAGTGTGAGTAAGGGCAACCCAATGCTTCGTCCCTCCTATGTCAACTCCTATGAGGTGGGTTTTGAACTCCCCTTTGGCGCCAATCTGCTTTCACTTGAAGCCTACTGCCGGACAACCAGCAATATGTTTGAGTGGATTACAACAAGGTATCCTGGAGATACCAATGCTCTGCTCCAGACCGCGGCTAATATCGGCAGCGACCGCTCGCTCGGAGTTGAGTTCTCAGCCCATCTCAGTCCGGTTAAATGGCTAAATGCCTATATCACAGGCGATATCGCTGATTATCACGAATGGGGAACACTCTTTAACCAGGAGATTGACCGTCGCAGCATTTCTTGGTCAGGCTCGCTAAACCTTAATCTCCAGTTTCCCAGCGCCACCCAGGTGCAACTCAACGGCAACTTATCTGGTCCTTATATCACCGCCACCAGCACCTCTGACGGCTGGTTTGGAACCGACCTGGCGGTTAAGCAAAGCCTGTTTAACCGAACCCTTTCCATTACCCTTCGCTGCCAGAACCTTTTTGGTCCGAGAACCTGGAAAAGCCGGGAAGATGGGCAGGGTTTTAGGAGGAACTATTCCTATATCCGGGAAGGGCTCAGATTATCTTTGGCGGTTAGTTACAATTTCAACAACTTCCGGTTTGATCCGAAGATGCGCGCAGGGGAGGGTATTGAACAGGAGGGCACCGGGGTGATGCCTCGCCGCTAA
- a CDS encoding nitrilase-related carbon-nitrogen hydrolase, with protein MRIGFYQFSPKPRAVLQNLGRIFSCLEGVEADLIVLPELCLTGYLFSSRKELARYAEKVPGGRSSSLLLNFCMQNNLNLILGIAEKAGDRIFNSAILVTADGTIHTYRKIHLFTDEKDIFDPGDLPFPVFNLGQVRIGMLVCFDYFFPESARTLALRGAQIICHPANLVLDYAQSMTITRAQENRIFWVLANRIGTEHLDGRVMNFTGKSQIVAPDGNLLVRASPEDEELKIVEINPDLALNKNVTPRNHIFNDRRPNYYL; from the coding sequence ATGCGCATCGGCTTTTACCAGTTCTCCCCGAAGCCACGGGCGGTGTTACAGAACCTTGGTAGGATCTTCTCCTGTCTTGAAGGTGTTGAAGCCGACCTCATCGTCCTCCCCGAGCTCTGTCTGACCGGTTATCTATTTTCCTCCCGCAAGGAACTTGCCCGCTATGCCGAAAAGGTGCCGGGAGGACGCTCCTCCTCTCTACTCCTCAACTTCTGCATGCAGAACAACCTCAATCTAATTTTGGGGATTGCGGAAAAGGCGGGCGACCGCATCTTCAACTCCGCCATCCTCGTAACCGCAGACGGCACAATTCATACCTATCGCAAAATCCATCTCTTCACCGATGAAAAGGACATCTTTGACCCGGGTGACCTGCCCTTTCCGGTCTTCAACCTCGGACAGGTGCGGATAGGGATGCTGGTCTGCTTTGACTACTTCTTTCCTGAGAGCGCCCGCACCCTTGCCCTGCGCGGCGCGCAAATCATCTGCCACCCTGCCAATCTGGTCCTTGACTATGCCCAGTCAATGACCATCACCCGCGCGCAGGAGAACCGCATCTTCTGGGTTTTAGCCAACCGGATAGGCACCGAGCATTTGGACGGCAGGGTGATGAACTTCACCGGCAAAAGTCAGATTGTTGCCCCTGACGGCAACCTTCTGGTCCGTGCCAGCCCTGAGGATGAGGAACTAAAGATTGTGGAGATCAACCCGGATCTGGCACTCAACAAGAATGTCACACCCCGTAACCACATCTTTAACGACCGCAGACCAAACTATTATCTCTGA